In Thermodesulfobacteriota bacterium, the genomic window CAGCCATAATTGCCGCAGCGCAGGCCGCATGCTCGACTCACCGCCCTCTGTCATGGCCGTGGCTGCATCATCCTATCCCGTGCCGGCTCTGAGCACCTTCCGCAGGCCATCCCGGCCCCGGGCCAGGAGCCGCTCCACTGCCTTGGGGGTTGTCTCCATGGTGACCGCAATCTCCTGGTAATTCAACTCATCGTAGTAGCGAAGCACAACCGCCATCCGTTGGGCCTCGGGCAGGGCGGCGAGGGCGGCGCGGACCGCTGCCGCGGTCTCGAGGCGCACCAGCTCGTCCACCGAGGCGGGCCGAGGATCTGTGGCCTCCGGCATCGTCTCCAGAGGGAGGGGCTTCTTCTTCTTCGCCCGATCCAGACAGAGCCGGATGACGATCCGGTGAAAATAGGTCCTGAAAGGCGAATCCGGCTGATAGCGGCGGGCGGCAGCCAGGAGTCGCAAGAAGGCGTCTTGCACCACGTCCTCGGCCTCTTGCCGGTGTCCGAGAAAGCGATAGGCGATTTTCCAGGCCCAGCCCTGATGGCGCCGGACGAGCTCCGCAAAGGCCTCGCCGTCGCCTGCACCGGCGGTGGTGAGGAGCAGCTCGTCGCCGGCTGTCCGGTCAGTGCGGCTCAACCTGGGCTCCTCCGGCGCAGCACGGGCGCGGCTCCTTGCGACCAGGAGGGGCGTACGCCCTTCTGCCAGCGCCGCCGCCGGGTGCGGCGTTACTCCGGCAGCCCGCCCTGGCTGGCTGCCACCGGGCAGGCCTGCGCATGGTGCGGGATTTCGGCCTTCAGGAGCGTGAAGAAGCGGGTGCGCTGTTCCGGGGTGAGCACAGCGCTCATGGCCAGCAGATGGACGATGACGCCCTGTTGCACTTCGCCCTGGCGGGTCAGAATCCCGTGCTGGACAGCGGTGATCGCCTCCTGATCCGGCGTATCCGTGGCAAGGAGTCCGAGAAGCTCGACCTGCCGGCTGCGGAT contains:
- a CDS encoding sigma-70 family RNA polymerase sigma factor, with amino-acid sequence MSRTDRTAGDELLLTTAGAGDGEAFAELVRRHQGWAWKIAYRFLGHRQEAEDVVQDAFLRLLAAARRYQPDSPFRTYFHRIVIRLCLDRAKKKKPLPLETMPEATDPRPASVDELVRLETAAAVRAALAALPEAQRMAVVLRYYDELNYQEIAVTMETTPKAVERLLARGRDGLRKVLRAGTG
- a CDS encoding periplasmic heavy metal sensor translates to MMMKSPWLLSVSIILNLFLAGAYVVFRPLAVTDGGRQTAAPLPYEQLDLAASQKAKLEAERDQFHAQLARIDQEIRSRQVELLGLLATDTPDQEAITAVQHGILTRQGEVQQGVIVHLLAMSAVLTPEQRTRFFTLLKAEIPHHAQACPVAASQGGLPE